AAAGTAAAAGCAAATTCCGCCAATACGGTTAACAGCGACGATAACACCATTATTTTAAAGAGTATATTATTCATCCTACCGCTTCTAATCTTCAAGTGTACCACGCTGACCATGATAATTGCGCAAATAACGATTTCACTGATCACCTTAAACCTGCTAAGGCCAAGGCCCGCTACATAACAATCGGGGAATAATCCCGCTCTGAGCATAAGAAAAAGTACACCTGTGGTAACACAATAAGTGCCCCATACCAGCCACCGAGGCTTTAGTTTTTTGATCACGAAAAAAGGTGCAACCAACAGAGTAATTGCTTCCATGTATCTTGCTGCCACCCATAACTGGGTGGACAGGTTTGGCCCCATGCCCCCACAGATACCGCCATAGGTGACAGCGTGCATGAAGTCAACCGTGGCTATAAAAGGATATGCTATGCCAAGAAAAAGCAGGTAGTCATGGCCGGAGTATTTATAAGTCCTGGTTGCCAGAACATAAATAATGCCCACTACAACAATACTAAACCCCTCCACCAGGGTATGGAAAAGTAGGTAATGGTAATGGGCAATAACCGCCAACAAGGATACAAAGACTCCTCCCAATAAAACCAATTCCCAATCCTTTCTCACTTGGGATTTAATTTTGATAAGATTCACTATAACCCTCCTGTCTAGGCCATATATTTTAAACATTGAAAAAGTTCGCGCACAATTTGCAGGCAATTTATGGCATATTATATGTAACAACCTTCCAGAATGTGAATAGGTACAAACATTGGTGCCATAACGCATACTTGCAATGGTTATGAGAGACTCTATCCATAACACCAGCTAAAAATTAATATCCAGGAGGTGGAGCAATGGAGCATAAAGAACGCGAAGAACAAAAGACTTTCCTGGCCGAACTTGTTAAAGAAGAGTCCCCGATAGGACTGTGGGACTTACATGCCAAGGGGGACAACTTAAGGGAAAATCCTTATAAAACTCCGCCGAACAACCTAACAACCAAAGAGAAGGACGTTAACGTTAAGGGGTAATAGTAAAGAAAAAAGCCCCCGGTTGATTGGCCTAAACCAGGAGCTGGCACACTAAAGTTGAAAGAACCAATAATACCAATTTTCATGGTATTATTGGTTCTTTTTAAAACGTACAAAAAAAGTAGTCCCTTTTATACCGGTTTCCAGGTTTATGACCGCCTTATGCCTGGTGGCAATGCTGTAACAGGTAGCTAACCCCAGTCCAGTGCCGTTGTCCTTAGTTGTAAAGAAAGGGGTGCCTACCTTGTCCAATATTCCCGGTTCTATTCCTGTCCCCTGATCTTGCACGGACATAATAATATCTTCTCCGTCCATGAAAGTCCTAATGGTTAGACATTTGCCCGCAGGCATTGCTTCCAGCCCGTTTCGAGTCAAATTTAATATCAACTGGCGAATCTCTTTTTCATCGAGAAATAAGTTGGAGATACCGTTTAGGTCAGTTTCAATATAATTTTCCGAGGCCATGGCATCTGCATATATAAGGGGATACAGAGCAGTAATAATGGAATTTAAATTAACTTTTTTCAGATCCACCGGCTTATTCTTAGCCAGTGTTAAAAATTCAGTTATAATGCTATTTGCCCTGTCCAACTCGTCGATCATAAGCTTGAAATAACTATGATAAGGTAAACATTCCTGTTTTGTGCTGAGCATCTGCAAAAAACCACGCACAGTGGTCATGGGATTCCTTATTTCATGTGCAATACCGGCAGCCATTTCGCCGATTAAGTTAAGCCTTTCCAGCCAGGCCATTTTCCTTTCCAACTGCTTACGCTCGGTAATGTCATTGATTGTTGACAATATATACTGTGATTTTGCAAATTAAAACGGCATCCGTTTTTCACAAACAACCGGCATAGAATGTCTGCCAACCATGATAATCTTGCACATAAATCCGGTAATTGATAATAGCCATTTGCACAATAGCACATTCT
The genomic region above belongs to Bacillota bacterium and contains:
- a CDS encoding GGDEF domain-containing protein, which codes for MLWIESLITIASMRYGTNVCTYSHSGRLLHIICHKLPANCARTFSMFKIYGLDRRVIVNLIKIKSQVRKDWELVLLGGVFVSLLAVIAHYHYLLFHTLVEGFSIVVVGIIYVLATRTYKYSGHDYLLFLGIAYPFIATVDFMHAVTYGGICGGMGPNLSTQLWVAARYMEAITLLVAPFFVIKKLKPRWLVWGTYCVTTGVLFLMLRAGLFPDCYVAGLGLSRFKVISEIVICAIIMVSVVHLKIRSGRMNNILFKIMVLSSLLTVLAEFAFTLYNDVYGAMNFVGHLFKLGSIVLVYWGIVLRGLEYPFDLVFDKMQSALDIMQENSLKDPLTGLFNRRGFRELAGKELSRGKKENYQVEFLYLDLDNFKEVNDKHGHWMGDKVLKEFASIMMSAVSENDIVARLGGDEFIMVISRAGEQEAVILDAKIKEGLKQSELIESLKPFTVGYSLGSVLWLPGDTKDLEEVLNEADSLMYENKEKKKYQ